A stretch of Henckelia pumila isolate YLH828 chromosome 4, ASM3356847v2, whole genome shotgun sequence DNA encodes these proteins:
- the LOC140894320 gene encoding laccase-11, translating into MYSEIRRAGIVLLAFLCTVHLPVEADVKRYQFDIQVKNVSRLCHAKPIVTVNGRFPGPTIYAREGDRVLVNVTNYAQYNMSIHWHGLKQYRNGWADGPAYITQCPIQTGNSYVYDFNITGQRGTLWWHAHIFWLRATVYGAIVIMPKQGTPFPFPQPDTEEVIVLGEWWNADVEQVEKQGESMGLPPNMSDAHTINGKPGPLFPCYEKHTFAMEVEQGKTYLLRLINAALNDELFFGIAGHSMTVVEIDAVYTKPFSTQSLLIAPGQTTNVLVRADQIPGRYFMAARPFMDVPIPVDNKTATAILQYKGIPNSIIPTLPQLPAPNDSSFALAYGGKLRSLNSPQYPANFPLKVDRNLFFTIGLGVNPCPTCLNGTRLTASLNNISFVMPQMGLLQAHYFDTKGVYTTDFPDKPPTPFNYTGVPLTANLKTSRGTRLSRIPFNSTVEIVLQDTNLLTVESHPFHLHGFNFFVMGTGIGNFDPKNDPAKYNLVDPPERNTVGVPTGGWTTIRFRADNPGVWFFHCHLELHTGWGLKTAFVVENGPQPDQTILPPPNDLPPC; encoded by the exons ATGTATTCGGAAATACGTCGTGCCGGTATAGTACTATTGGCTTTTCTTTGTACTGTCCATCTTCCAGTTGAAGCGGATGTTAAAAGATACCAGTTTGAT ATTCAAGTGAAGAATGTGAGCAGATTGTGCCATGCAAAGCCAATTGTGACTGTTAATGGGAGATTTCCAGGGCCAACTATCTATGCTAGAGAAGGTGACAGAGTTCTTGTCAATGTAACCAACTATGCACAGTACAATATGTCCATTCACTG GCATGGACTGAAGCAGTATAGAAACGGTTGGGCAGACGGGCCGGCTTATATTACTCAGTGTCCGATCCAGACAGGGAATAGCTATGTGTATGATTTCAATATAACAGGACAAAGAGGTACACTGTGGTGGCATGCACATATTTTTTGGTTGAGGGCCACTGTTTATGGTGCAATTGTGATTATGCCTAAACAAGGGACTCCTTTCCCTTTCCCTCAACCTGATACAGAAGAAGTAATCGTGTTAG GAGAATGGTGGAATGCAGATGTTGAACAAGTGGAGAAGCAAGGAGAGAGTATGGGACTGCCTCCGAATATGTCGGATGCGCACACGATAAACGGGAAGCCAGGGCCCTTGTTTCCATGCTATGAGAAAC ATACCTTTGCAATGGAAGTTGAACAAGGGAAGACATACCTCTTACGGCTCATAAACGCGGCCCTCAACGATGAACTCTTTTTCGGGATTGCTGGTCACAGCATGACAGTGGTAGAGATTGATGCAGTGTACACAAAGCCATTCTCCACACAATCTTTGCTGATTGCACCAGGCCAGACGACAAACGTCTTGGTCCGAGCGGATCAGATCCCAGGGCGATACTTCATGGCCGCCAGGCCATTCATGGATGTCCCAATTCCAGTAGATAACAAAACAGCCACAGCCATATTGCAATACAAAGGCATACCAAACTCAATAATCCCCACACTTCCTCAACTGCCTGCACCAAATGATTCTTCATTTGCCTTAGCATATGGAGGAAAACTCAGAAGCCTAAACTCCCCACAATATCCAGCAAACTTCCCGTTAAAGGTTGATAGAAACCTGTTCTTCACAATAGGCCTAGGGGTGAATCCATGTCCAACTTGTTTAAACGGCACCCGTTTAACGGCATCTTTGAACAACATATCCTTTGTGATGCCTCAGATGGGATTGCTCCAAGCACATTACTTTGACACTAAAGGAGTTTACACCACAGATTTCCCAGATAAGCCCCCAACTCCTTTCAACTATACCGGTGTACCACTTACTGCGAATCTCAAGACTTCAAGAGGGACAAGGCTTAGCAGAATCCCATTCAACTCCACTGTTGAAATAGTACTACAAGACACAAACTTGCTAACAGTTGAGTCACATCCCTTTCATCTTCATGGATTCAACTTCTTCGTTATGGGTACGGGAATAGGTAACTTCGACCCAAAGAATGATCCAGCCAAATACAACTTAGTCGATCCTCCGGAAAGGAACACAGTAGGCGTGCCCACTGGTGGCTGGACGACGATAAGATTCAGAGCTGATAATCCAG GGGTGTGGTTTTTTCACTGTCATTTGGAGCTGCACACTGGTTGGGGATTAAAAACAGCATTTGTGGTGGAAAATGGACCTCAACCTGATCAAACAATCCTCCCTCCACCAAATGATCTTCCACCATGTTAA
- the LOC140894319 gene encoding U-box domain-containing protein 5-like isoform X4 gives MVPVVLAAKISGIIVDLRSAVFCLDPPEEESGKLLRELLHRYGSTIDSTEDAAISVLRSVSTWLHITSRKALSIEKRSIRKLLDRCGEKPSKRKVLLLFLTLLNNYGKFMANEQKHNILAELEEPSSPVSPYSISGDVESHLNFRPDEAQIDMFSSPVPPDEFICPLTSRLMYDPVTIVSGHTYERAWIWKWFDEGNDTCPKTNMKLEHFSFTSNIIIKEQILKWCAMHGVLIHEPKIQDKSVKMWEASANSITSLSSSMNDLNLPYDFRMSFKSSSTSCSSHVKVLSIVNSLHEIDVEFFAKFSSLPWDYQCNAIEDVKRLCETNYASVIPLEEFIQLLVRFLKDALDYCDVEAQMSGCVVLLEFVQKDRKSMLYLDQDSYGILASFLDTKAANQALALLEALSFHQHSGLKFSTSGALVRILNILDSPSQELLEPALKILSNLSENGGLGSSITPSEIIAKLAPLLEDDNLSRYCTVTLKNLCDTEEARVSIAETRGCISAVAKLLENKSRDVQECAVSILHSLCTKHALYCELVMSEAVVPSLFLVSRNGNEKAKAMASEILRIPGEGICSAVENSGSDDNKDSTKPFKVPGSRTTGFFGKILSRRSAKNKKLNFNS, from the exons ATGGTTCCCGTTGTGCTGGCTGCAAAG ATTTCGGGAATTATTGTTGATCTAAGGAGTGCGGTTTTTTGCTTGGATCCGCCGGAAGAGGAATCTGGAAAGTTATTACGGGAGTTGCTTCACAGATATGGTTCCACAATTGATTCCACCGAAGATGCTGCAATTTCTGTTCTTCGATCTGTTTCCACCTGGCTTCATATAACATCCCGAAAGGCTCTATCAATCGAGAAAAGATCCATCAGAAAGCTTCTTGATAGATGTGGTGAAAAACCAAGCAAGAGGAAGGTGTTATTGCTCTTTCTGACTCTTCTGAACAATTATGGAAAATTTATGGCCAACGAGCAAAAACACAATATCTTGGCAGAACTTGAAGAACCCTCTTCGCCCGTAAGCCCTTACAGTATATCAGGTGACGTTGAATCCCATCTGAATTTTAGACCTGATGAAGCTCAAATTGACATGTTTAGTAGTCCTGTGCCTCCCGACGAATTCATATGTCCTTTGACTTCGAGGCTAATGTATGATCCGGTGACAATTGTTTCTGGGCACACATATGAAAGGGCGTGGATTTGGAAGTGGTTTGATGAAGGTAATGATACTTGTCCTAAGACAAACATGAAGCTGGAACATTTCTCATTCACCTCGAATATCATCATAAAAGAGCAAATCTTGAAATGGTGCGCCATGCATGGAGTGCTTATTCATGAGCCCAAAATTCAGGATAAGTCAGTCAAGATGTGGGAAGCCTCTGCCAATTCCATCACGAGCTTGAGCAGCTCCATGAATGATCTAAATCTCCCTTATGATTTCAGAATGTCGTTTAAATCCAGTTCGACTTCATGTTCCTCACATGTTAAGGTCCTTAGTATCGTAAACTCCTTGCATGAAATAGATGTGGAGTTTTTCGCTAAATTTAGTTCACTTCCCTGGGATTATCAATGCAATGCAATTGAAGATGTTAAAAGATTATGTGAAACAAATTATGCATCGGTGATACCACTCGAAGAGTTTATTCAATTACTAGTTCGATTTTTGAAGGATGCTCTTGACTATTGCGACGTGGAAGCACAGATGTCTGGATGTGTGGTGTTGTTAGAATTTGTGCAGAAAGACAG AAAAAGTATGTTGTACTTGGACCAAGATTCATATGGTATTCTGGCTTCATTTCTGGACACAAAGGCTGCAAATCAAGCTCTCGCCTTATTAGAAGCGTTATCCTTCCACCAACACTCTGGTTTGAAATTTTCTACATCTGGTGCTCTTGTTAGAATCTTGAATATCCTTGACAGCCCGTCTCAGGAATTACTCGAACCCGCCTTAAAAATATTGAGCAACTTGTCTGAAAACGGCGGTCTTGGTTCCTCTATCACGCCTTCAGAAATCATTGCCAAACTTGCTCCACTTCTCGAAGACGACAACTTGTCTAGATATTGTACTGTCACATTGAAAAATTTGTGCGACACCGAAGAAGCTCGAGTGTCTATTGCTGAAACTAGAGGGTGCATTTCTGCGGTTGCCAAGCTACTCGAGAACAAGAGTCGCGATGTCCAAGAATGCGCTGTATCTATACTTCATTCTTTGTGTACAAAGCATGCCTTGTATTGTGAACTGGTAATGAGTGAAGCTGTTGTTCCTAGCCTTTTCCTTGTGTCCAGGAACGGCAACGAGAAAGCGAAGGCAATGGCCAGTGAGATCTTGCGGATTCCTGGAGAAGGAATCTGTTCTGCTGTAGAAAACTCTGGATCAGATGATAATAAAGATTCCACAAAACCTTTCAAAGTCCCAGGTTCAAGAACAACTGGATTTTTTGGGAAAATTTTATCAAGACGCAGTGCAAAGAACAAGAAACTGAACTTCAATTCGTAG